In the Balaenoptera musculus isolate JJ_BM4_2016_0621 chromosome 20, mBalMus1.pri.v3, whole genome shotgun sequence genome, TAGGCGCCCGCCCTCCTCTCCCATGTTCCCTGCCTCCAGTTCCAACGTAGGGGTCCAGGCTGCAAGCCCCTCTGGAAAGAAAGGGGTCTTCCCCAAGCTTCCACCCTCCCGTGGGTCGGGCTGCAGGTGTAGGGGGCCTCACTGAACTCTCTGGGACGccccccccatcccactcccAGGTCCATTGTCCATGCCGGAACCGCAGGTGCAGAGGGGGGTGGGCTGGGCCGGTCCAGTGGTGGCTCAGTCTGACGGTTGTGCTCCCTGGAGGGCCCCCCAGGGCTGATGTCTCTGAGGCTGAAGAGTTCTGGCCTGGGCGCCTCCAGTGCCTCCCCCACCACcgtattttgtttaaaaaaaaaaaaaaaaaaaaaaaaggaaagaaagaaagggggggaGGCCAAGGGGCAGGGGACAGAACATGGGGGAGAAACAAAGGTGGTCAGTCGGGGAGGGGAGCCCCGGGTGGGGCTGAGCCTCAGTTGGAGTCAGAGTCCGAGGAGTCCCccgaggaggaggagctggagctgcTGCCCTCGGACTCGTTGTCCTCATCCTCGTCATCGTCCTCGTCATCGTCCTCGTCGTCGTCGTCCTCCTCGTTCTGCGAGGCAAGGCATGTGCAGTCACCAGGTGGCCGTCCTGGCAGGGCCCCGCTCTCCCCTCCCACCGTGCCCCACCCATCCCACCTCATCCCCATCCTCGCTCTCATCCTCGCTGCTGGATTCGGAGGAGTCCCCGCCGTCCTCAGAGGAGTCCCCGTTctcatcatcttcctcctcctcatcctcatcatcctcatcttcatcctcttCATCGTCATCCTCAGACTCCTGGGAGGGATGGAAGCACATCAGTGGTCCCTGCCACACCACTCCAGGCACCTCGGACCCCCGCTCCTGGTCCCCTTTCTGAGAGGGGCTCCTTACCGACTTAGACTGCAGGGTAGTCCGGCTGGACTTGGGGTTCGGACCTCGCAGCTTGGTCATGCTCTTACGTTTCTGTAGGAGAGGATGGGGACGTGGGCAAAGGGAGCAGCCATGAGTTCCAAACATCCCCCCACAAGTTCCCTCCTTATCCCAACACCAGCCCGCTCCCAGACTCACATTAGAGATGTACTCTTTATATGCTGCACGGTCCTGGGGAGACAGACTctgggggagacagagaaggaggtgCGGGTTGGAACACGACCCAAACTACTGCTGACTGAGCATGCTGGCCAACTGCCAGGCAGTGGGCTGAGCACTGGCTGCCATCCCACCTTCGCCCGTCCCAGTCTCCCCACACCTTGGGTCACTGCAGAGAACCCCAGGGACCTGAGAACACAGCTCAGTGTTTCTGCTTAAGATGCCCTGAAGCCTTTCCTAAGCTACCCTGTCCTAAGACTGTTGGTTTTCATGTCTGTCCTGTTGCTCTACCCGAACGGAGGCTCCAGAGTCAGGGGCTTCCTCAACTCAGAGAAGCCCCACACGATGACTTCCATAGCCTGGCTGCATCACTCCTCCCCAGAAGCCAAGTCCAGAGCCACTGCCAACGCAGTCTGGGGCTCACCGAACTTCTCAAACACTTCAACCCTGCTAATTCCCTGGGTCCTTGGCCAACCTGCCTGGGTGGCTGGGGAGGACATCAGTGACTCTCCCCGCTTTACAGATCTGACTGCTCAAGCAAGGCACAGAAGGGAAGCTCAGAGGCTAGGGGCTGAGCCAGAGTCTAGGAGAGGTCCCCCGGTCCCAGCTGGAGGGAGGAAAAGGCAGTCTGATTTGGGTTTTCCCActcactagctgtatgaccttggctaagttacttaacctctctgagccttggtttccttatctttgATAGTAATCATTACCCTGAAGGACTGCTGGGACACTGAATGAAACCATGAATGCAGACCAGCCAGCACGATGCTTCCGTCTTCCTTCCTAGGGTCCCCCGGCCCTCTCACCTTGACCCAGAGGTCCAGGTGCACTTTGTACTGCTTCTGCTGCTCCTCGGCCTGCTTTTTGTAGTGCTCCTTCTGGCTCTGGGAGATGCGCTGCCAGCGGCTGCCAATCTCCACCATGCGCTCCTTCAGTGGCAGGTGGTTCAGCTGCCCGTTGGACAGAAGCTCCTGGGAGAACTTCTGGTAACCGTTCCTGGGAGGCGGGGGTGTTGCAGGGAAAGTCAGGAGACCAACCAAGCAGCCCTCCTGCCCTGACCCTCCCCATCCCTAGGGTGGACTCCAGCCCCCAGACTCACATGGGAGGCTTCTTGGGTTCTCCCTGGAACTTCATCTTCTTGGATGAGTTTGCAGCAGCCGGGGGTGCCCGCCTCTCACTCAGCTCTCTCTATGGGGACACCCGGAAAGGTCACACTCATCCTCCCGCCTGCCCCATGCCATCAGTCCTTAGCTGATTCTCCTTTTATGtgccaggaaggaggagaaactgaggcacagccagGGAGCAACTTCGTAACAACTCACACCTGTGTCAGACAGGCACTGCCGACTGAAAGCGCTTTCATAATTGCACTCACACGACTAGTATCACTGCCGTCGTTTTAGTGATGCATCACTGAGGCTCACAGAAGGAAGTTAAGAGACTTACTTAGGGTCACACAACCCAAGCTGGGACTTCTGGCTCCAAGTCCCACGCAGTGAGGAAATGCCCACCCCGGAGGGTGCTCCTGAGTTTTAAGTGGAGAGAGGTGGCCCCAGCTCCATCCTGCCCCACCGTGCTAACCAGAAGCCCTCTTTCTACCTCATATCGCTTCTGGTCTTCGGCCGCCTTCTTAATCCACATtagtttctccttcttttccatgTTGTTCCAAGTCATCTCCATGGCTTTCAAGGCCTTCTCCCGGTCGTTCTGGGGACAGACAGGGGTGTCAGCTGTGGGAAGGGTCACCTAGGGCTGGAGCGGGTCTGCATGGGCGGTGGCAGAACAACCCCTTTCctatgaaattaataataaagcaactacttttccagaaaaaaaaagagaaagaaaaagaaaacggaaaaataaagcagaaaaacaacaacacacacacatacacacacacacaaaccaaaagaaagaaaaagaaaataaagaaaaaaaaccccaaaacagccCCTTTCCCACTGCCTGCCACCTTGAAGCGGGCCAGGTAGTCGCCGATGACACTCTGTTGCCAGATCTCCTCGGCTCTTTTGGGCGACTCTGGCAGCTTGCCTGGCTTCCTCTCTGACTGGGCCTTCAGTGCTGCCTCGCGGGCCTTGTACTTGGCCTGCGGAGGGGCGGCAGAGGCGTCAGCCTTCTGGCCACCCCCAGGGGGCGCACGTGGCTCATCCAGCAGTTGAAGGCTCACCCCGCCACCGGCAAGGGTGGGGTGAGCAGAGGCGTGGGCCGGTGCAGATGTCTCCTGCCAGGGGCTCAAGCTGCCCAGCGGCCCTGCTCCCCAGGGAGCCCCCAGCCCACAGCTGACCGCTTCCCGCCTTCCGGCTCGCTGGGTTCCCAGCCCCACCATCTGCGCCCAGGCACCCGTGCGGctcacaccccacacacacctggGGCAGGGTGAGGAAGTACAGCTAGCCCCCAGGGGAGAAGCAGCCCAGACTCTGCCCGGCAGCCCCTCGGGTCTGGCAAGCCtgacctttttcttctctgacaggTCATTCCACATGCGGGCCAGCAGGCGGGTCAGCTCGCTCTCTGAAAGCTCAGGCCGCTCCTCCTGCAGCTGCCGCCGCTTTTCTTCCGAGAAGATGAACATGGCTGACACGGGCCTCTTGGGCTTCTCTGAGCCACCCTTGTAGATGTGTAAAGAGGGTCGGGATCCACGGGGTGCTCACGGGGAGCCCCGCctccgcgcccccccccccaggaccTGCTTGGTCGTGCCCCCTGCCCACCTTGCCCCCTTCCTGGGAGGGCTTCTTGGAGGCTGGACTGGTGGCTTGCTTCTTGTTGATGTTCAACATCTTCTCCTCCCCCAGCACCCGCTGCTGCTCCTCCTCAGGCAGGctctgggtggggagagagggcagcaCAGGGTTGAATGTCTGGTCCCCAGGCTGCTTCCTGGTTGTCTTAAGGGCGTTGCTCACCAATCCCCCGGCCTCTCTCTGCCCACTgtcctccagaaaggaacactcACCTCTAGAAAACGGAGCAGTTCCACCTCATAAtccttctttttctgggaaaggaaggggagtCAGGGTCAGCATGGGGGCAGCCTCACTGGAGACCCTCCCATGCTCGGGGGACAAACAGTAGCCCTCAGCAGACCTTCCAGAGCCTGGACAGGGCCTAGTCTCCCTCCATAGATGGTAAGCGCGAGGCCCGAGAATCTGCCTGGATCAGCCCAGATGCTAAACCTAGTACAACACCATGTCTGAAGCAGGTGCCCAGGGGTCAGACCTCATGCTTCAAACCCCCAAGGTCCTCCAGGAGTCCTCCCTCTCCAGGGCTGGCTCCTGCCACGGCTCACCTGGTCGCACTTCTTGTGGTAGGcatccttctccttctgggagagCAGCTTCCACTGCTGGCTGCACAGCACCATGCGCTCCGTGCTGGGCACGTCCTTCATGTTGGCCATCAGCTCTGCGCAGTACAGCGAGTAGCTGTTCCTGTCACGACCGGCAGCGAGGGAGGAGCGGCCCTGTGAGCGAGCTGGGAGGCCCAGGGCGGCAGCCCCCTCACCTGCAGAGCCTGGGCTgaggccctcccccagcccggctCCCTAGCTGCCCACCCGC is a window encoding:
- the UBTF gene encoding nucleolar transcription factor 1 isoform X2 → MNGEADCPTDLEMAAPKGQDRWSQEDMLTLLECMKNNLPSNDSSKFKTTESHMDWEKVAFKDFSGDMCKLKWVEISNEVRKFRTLTELILDAQEHVKNPYKGKKLKKHPDFPKKPLTPYFRFFMEKRAKYAKLHPEMSNLDLTKILSKKYKELPEKKKMKYIQDFQREKQEFERNLARFREDHPDLIQNAKKSDIPEKPKTPQQLWYTHEKKVYLKVRPDEIMRDYIQKHPELNISEEGITKSTLTKAERQLKDKFDGRPTKPPPNSYSLYCAELMANMKDVPSTERMVLCSQQWKLLSQKEKDAYHKKCDQKKKDYEVELLRFLESLPEEEQQRVLGEEKMLNINKKQATSPASKKPSQEGGKGGSEKPKRPVSAMFIFSEEKRRQLQEERPELSESELTRLLARMWNDLSEKKKAKYKAREAALKAQSERKPGKLPESPKRAEEIWQQSVIGDYLARFKNDREKALKAMEMTWNNMEKKEKLMWIKKAAEDQKRYERELSERRAPPAAANSSKKMKFQGEPKKPPMNGYQKFSQELLSNGQLNHLPLKERMVEIGSRWQRISQSQKEHYKKQAEEQQKQYKVHLDLWVKSLSPQDRAAYKEYISNKRKSMTKLRGPNPKSSRTTLQSKSESEDDDEEDEDEDDEDEEEEDDENGDSSEDGGDSSESSSEDESEDGDENEEDDDDEDDDEDDDEDEDNESEGSSSSSSSSGDSSDSDSN
- the UBTF gene encoding nucleolar transcription factor 1 isoform X1, which gives rise to MNGEADCPTDLEMAAPKGQDRWSQEDMLTLLECMKNNLPSNDSSKFKTTESHMDWEKVAFKDFSGDMCKLKWVEISNEVRKFRTLTELILDAQEHVKNPYKGKKLKKHPDFPKKPLTPYFRFFMEKRAKYAKLHPEMSNLDLTKILSKKYKELPEKKKMKYIQDFQREKQEFERNLARFREDHPDLIQNAKKSDIPEKPKTPQQLWYTHEKKVYLKVRPDATTKEVKDSLGKQWSQLSDKKRLKWIHKALEQRKEYEEIMRDYIQKHPELNISEEGITKSTLTKAERQLKDKFDGRPTKPPPNSYSLYCAELMANMKDVPSTERMVLCSQQWKLLSQKEKDAYHKKCDQKKKDYEVELLRFLESLPEEEQQRVLGEEKMLNINKKQATSPASKKPSQEGGKGGSEKPKRPVSAMFIFSEEKRRQLQEERPELSESELTRLLARMWNDLSEKKKAKYKAREAALKAQSERKPGKLPESPKRAEEIWQQSVIGDYLARFKNDREKALKAMEMTWNNMEKKEKLMWIKKAAEDQKRYERELSERRAPPAAANSSKKMKFQGEPKKPPMNGYQKFSQELLSNGQLNHLPLKERMVEIGSRWQRISQSQKEHYKKQAEEQQKQYKVHLDLWVKSLSPQDRAAYKEYISNKRKSMTKLRGPNPKSSRTTLQSKSESEDDDEEDEDEDDEDEEEEDDENGDSSEDGGDSSESSSEDESEDGDENEEDDDDEDDDEDDDEDEDNESEGSSSSSSSSGDSSDSDSN